A portion of the Phormidium ambiguum IAM M-71 genome contains these proteins:
- a CDS encoding M61 family metallopeptidase, whose protein sequence is MTEATTIRPNNLLITAPKIHFQVAMPQPSSHLFEVNLQVSGWSKSVLDLKLPVWTPGSYLVREYAKNLQDFSVETGNTILPWRKLAKNHWQVGTNGVSEITIKYRIFANELSVRTNHLDSSHGYFNPAALCFYIPEFTEQPITITVITPQADWQIATPLPAVSGYENTFEASDFDTLVDSPFEIGKHEFYQFEVLGKSHELAIWGKGNAEATRMIEDTKKIIEVEAEIFGGLPYERYLFLLHLSPNVAGGLEHKYACSLIYPRFNFRKQDKYESFMQLVAHEFFHLWNVKRLRPKGLEKFDYDGENYTSSLWFCEGTTSYYDLQIPLRAGIYNAKTFLQNLSKEITLLQTKVGRKVQPVSESSFDAWIKLYRRDANSDNCQISYYLKGQLISFLLDLLIRERSGNERSLDDVMRYMWENFGKAEIGFTDEELQDAIELVAGKDLSDFFASYIDGVEELPFDEYLAPFGLKLQADIDADQPPYIGLKAKFQNGKQKIEFVEIESPAQLAGVSPDDELLAINGIRVNADQLNERLKDYQPGDTIQLSIFHQDELQTLPVTLAESQPNNYKIVAVEHPNQTQQENFAAWLGIPLAKLTN, encoded by the coding sequence ATGACAGAAGCAACAACTATTCGCCCTAACAATTTGCTAATTACTGCACCTAAAATTCATTTTCAAGTGGCTATGCCTCAGCCTAGTTCACATTTATTTGAAGTAAATTTACAAGTGTCGGGATGGTCAAAATCAGTTTTAGATTTAAAACTTCCAGTTTGGACTCCAGGTTCTTATTTGGTGCGTGAGTATGCAAAAAATTTGCAAGATTTTTCTGTTGAAACGGGAAACACAATTTTGCCTTGGCGAAAGTTAGCTAAAAATCATTGGCAAGTGGGAACAAATGGAGTTTCGGAAATTACGATAAAATATCGAATTTTTGCTAATGAATTATCGGTGAGGACAAATCATTTAGATAGTTCTCATGGTTATTTTAATCCGGCAGCACTGTGTTTTTATATTCCAGAATTTACAGAACAACCAATCACAATTACGGTTATTACTCCCCAAGCAGATTGGCAAATTGCTACTCCTTTACCTGCGGTTTCTGGATATGAAAATACTTTTGAGGCATCGGATTTCGATACTTTAGTAGATAGTCCGTTTGAAATTGGAAAACATGAGTTTTATCAGTTTGAAGTTTTGGGTAAATCCCATGAATTAGCGATTTGGGGAAAGGGAAATGCTGAAGCAACTCGAATGATTGAAGATACAAAAAAAATTATTGAAGTAGAGGCAGAAATTTTTGGCGGTTTACCTTATGAAAGATATTTGTTTTTACTACATTTATCACCGAATGTTGCTGGCGGGTTGGAACATAAATATGCTTGTTCGTTAATTTATCCTCGATTTAATTTCCGCAAACAAGATAAGTATGAGAGTTTTATGCAGTTGGTGGCGCATGAATTTTTTCATTTATGGAATGTGAAAAGATTGCGTCCGAAAGGTTTGGAAAAATTTGATTATGATGGGGAAAATTATACTTCTTCCTTGTGGTTTTGTGAAGGAACAACTAGTTATTATGATTTACAAATTCCTCTACGTGCCGGAATCTACAATGCGAAGACTTTTTTGCAGAATTTAAGTAAGGAAATTACTTTATTACAGACGAAAGTAGGTCGCAAAGTTCAGCCTGTGAGTGAGTCTAGTTTTGATGCTTGGATTAAGCTTTATCGCCGAGATGCGAATAGCGATAATTGCCAAATTTCCTATTATTTGAAAGGGCAATTAATTTCGTTTTTGTTGGATTTGTTAATCCGGGAAAGGTCGGGAAATGAGCGATCGCTCGATGATGTAATGCGCTATATGTGGGAGAATTTCGGTAAGGCGGAAATTGGGTTTACAGATGAGGAATTGCAAGATGCGATCGAATTAGTAGCCGGAAAAGATTTAAGCGACTTTTTTGCTTCTTATATTGATGGTGTTGAAGAGTTACCTTTTGATGAATATTTAGCACCTTTTGGCTTAAAACTGCAAGCTGATATTGATGCAGATCAACCCCCTTATATTGGCTTAAAAGCCAAATTTCAAAATGGCAAACAAAAAATTGAATTTGTGGAAATTGAATCGCCAGCACAATTAGCAGGTGTAAGTCCCGATGATGAATTATTAGCAATTAATGGAATCCGAGTCAACGCCGATCAACTAAATGAAAGGTTAAAAGATTACCAACCTGGAGATACAATTCAATTGTCAATTTTCCATCAAGATGAATTACAAACTTTACCTGTTACTTTAGCAGAATCACAACCTAACAATTACAAGATTGTAGCTGTAGAACATCCCAATCAAACCCAGCAAGAAAATTTTGCAGCTTGGTTAGGAATTCCCTTAGCAAAACTAACAAATTAA
- a CDS encoding tetratricopeptide repeat protein translates to MKNQISLLAQLSWWNNVIRTNPQDAKAYIRRGMTFFKLAKIAESIEDFDTAEKLEPTLTPYLWQRGLSYYYAEKFAEGANQFEIDLTVNSHDVEETVWRYLCIARFQGVNEAKNTLLEVRNDPRQVMRCVYDLFAGNCSPRDVLITGESEGKQGKFYSHLYLGLYYEAEGNYEKSQDYIVKAVSYSLEDYMWYLACVHRKLRGWN, encoded by the coding sequence ATGAAAAACCAAATTTCACTGCTAGCACAACTTTCGTGGTGGAATAATGTTATTCGCACAAATCCTCAAGATGCTAAGGCATATATTCGACGAGGAATGACTTTTTTTAAGTTGGCTAAAATTGCCGAATCTATTGAGGATTTCGATACAGCAGAGAAGTTGGAACCTACTCTCACACCATACCTTTGGCAGCGTGGCCTATCCTACTATTATGCCGAAAAATTCGCTGAAGGTGCTAACCAATTTGAGATAGATTTAACTGTAAATTCTCACGATGTTGAAGAAACAGTGTGGCGCTACCTTTGTATTGCTAGATTTCAGGGTGTTAATGAAGCAAAAAATACTTTATTAGAAGTGCGAAACGATCCGCGACAGGTAATGCGATGTGTTTATGATTTATTTGCCGGAAACTGTTCGCCAAGAGATGTTTTAATTACTGGAGAATCGGAAGGCAAACAAGGTAAATTTTATAGTCATCTTTACTTGGGTTTGTATTACGAAGCAGAAGGAAATTACGAAAAATCTCAAGATTATATTGTTAAAGCAGTTAGTTATTCTTTAGAAGATTATATGTGGTATTTAGCTTGTGTACATCGAAAATTAAGAGGTTGGAATTAA
- a CDS encoding response regulator: MLNHPPRILLVDDEPLNITLLECLLGSEGYETLSATSGIEALTMAKSSIPDLIILDIMMPGMDGFEVCKNLREDPNLQTVPVIFLTALDDDHSKIRGLELMGDDFLTKPFKNSLLLKKISSLLRLQEMRSQQVQQTIKDKTKKQLSAAWNINLALSEKFRLFVPDQFLHRIAPNGVESIQIGNAQEEEITVLFCDIRKFTTICEGQTPSETFQWLNAFFTQMNECITAHNGFIDKYLGDALMAVFDRPEHHPQDAVNGALMMQQKIVEFNSDRNQYNLEHPINIGIGIHTGKGIIGALGADSRLDSTVIGDVVNTASRLQELTKHYKCGIIASDSVISQLTQAEFFEVRWIDRVVPRGKQQAQDIYEICGKSTPPTNKRLMLT; this comes from the coding sequence ATGCTAAATCACCCGCCGCGAATTTTGCTTGTAGATGATGAGCCTTTAAATATTACTTTACTAGAATGTTTGCTAGGGTCTGAAGGTTATGAAACACTTTCAGCAACTTCTGGAATCGAAGCATTAACAATGGCAAAATCATCTATTCCTGACTTAATTATACTAGATATTATGATGCCAGGAATGGATGGTTTTGAGGTTTGCAAAAACTTAAGAGAAGATCCTAATTTACAAACTGTACCTGTGATTTTCTTGACGGCTTTAGATGACGATCATTCTAAAATACGTGGTTTGGAGTTAATGGGAGATGATTTTTTAACTAAGCCGTTTAAGAATAGCTTACTTTTAAAAAAGATTTCCAGTTTGTTGCGACTTCAAGAAATGCGATCGCAACAAGTTCAACAAACAATTAAAGACAAAACCAAAAAACAATTATCAGCCGCTTGGAATATCAATTTAGCGCTTTCGGAAAAATTCCGTTTGTTTGTTCCCGATCAATTTTTGCATCGCATTGCCCCCAATGGAGTTGAATCAATTCAAATAGGCAATGCTCAAGAAGAAGAAATCACCGTTTTGTTTTGTGATATTCGCAAATTTACTACTATTTGTGAAGGGCAAACTCCTAGTGAGACTTTTCAATGGTTAAACGCATTTTTCACTCAAATGAATGAATGTATTACTGCCCATAATGGGTTTATTGATAAATATTTGGGAGATGCTTTAATGGCAGTATTCGATCGCCCAGAACATCACCCGCAAGATGCGGTAAATGGCGCATTAATGATGCAACAAAAAATTGTTGAATTTAATAGCGATCGCAATCAATATAACCTAGAACACCCGATTAATATTGGCATTGGAATTCATACAGGTAAAGGTATAATAGGTGCTTTGGGTGCTGATTCTCGCCTTGATTCTACAGTAATTGGTGATGTGGTAAACACAGCATCAAGACTACAAGAATTAACCAAGCATTACAAGTGTGGAATTATTGCTAGCGATTCCGTAATTTCCCAATTGACGCAAGCCGAATTTTTTGAAGTGCGTTGGATCGATCGAGTAGTACCTAGAGGAAAACAACAAGCACAAGATATTTATGAAATTTGCGGAAAAAGCACTCCACCAACCAACAAACGACTAATGTTAACTTAA
- a CDS encoding Crp/Fnr family transcriptional regulator gives MQTEDFSELFPLFNTVNPETLEWLLSVADEHEYPAGRAVLMEDAWGNAVYFVLSGWVKVRRIVGEDGISLAILGEGDFFGEMAILDESPRSTDVIALSSVRLLSVHAQRFIQTLFKDPQLHHRMLQLMVRRLRQMNIRFQLRHQPPAVKLANCLVSMGENYGQVTETGREIYNIPFKDLADVADIGVEETTKIMEKLDSKGWIKIEPSRQVIHLINLKQLAHLAGKI, from the coding sequence ATGCAGACTGAAGATTTTAGTGAACTTTTTCCGCTTTTCAATACGGTCAATCCAGAGACCCTAGAATGGTTGCTGTCGGTTGCCGACGAACACGAATATCCCGCTGGGAGAGCAGTTCTTATGGAAGATGCTTGGGGCAATGCGGTTTATTTCGTGCTATCCGGTTGGGTAAAAGTCCGCCGTATCGTTGGTGAAGACGGGATATCGCTAGCAATTCTAGGAGAAGGCGATTTTTTTGGAGAAATGGCGATTCTCGATGAATCTCCCCGTTCTACAGATGTAATAGCCCTCTCCTCAGTACGGTTACTCAGCGTTCACGCGCAGCGATTTATCCAAACACTGTTTAAAGACCCACAGCTACACCATAGAATGCTGCAATTAATGGTCAGAAGACTGCGCCAGATGAATATTCGTTTTCAACTACGTCATCAACCCCCCGCAGTCAAATTGGCTAATTGTTTAGTTTCTATGGGAGAAAACTACGGTCAAGTCACAGAAACGGGAAGGGAAATATATAATATTCCATTCAAAGATTTGGCTGATGTAGCTGATATAGGTGTTGAGGAAACTACTAAGATTATGGAGAAATTAGATAGTAAGGGTTGGATTAAAATCGAACCATCACGTCAAGTAATCCATTTAATCAACCTGAAGCAGTTGGCACACCTAGCAGGAAAAATTTAA
- a CDS encoding HD domain-containing protein has translation MNNRLTQQIQFIVEIDTLKNILRQTKLTNNSRRENSAEHSWHLAMMAIILAEYAEPEVDIIKAIKMLLIHDLIEIDAGDTFCYDVKGNSDKAEREIKAANRIFGLLPIEQAKELRGLWEEFEESQSATAKFAIALDRLQPLLQNQQNQGGTWKIHNITENLVRKRMSPVQEASPILGKLVEEIIVDCIAAGYLQQEQLAEVNPR, from the coding sequence ATGAATAACCGACTCACCCAACAAATCCAATTTATTGTCGAAATTGACACACTAAAAAATATCTTACGTCAAACCAAATTAACCAATAATTCGCGCCGAGAAAACAGCGCCGAACACTCTTGGCACTTAGCAATGATGGCAATAATTTTAGCTGAATATGCAGAACCAGAAGTAGATATTATTAAAGCAATTAAAATGCTATTAATTCATGATTTAATCGAAATTGATGCTGGAGATACTTTTTGTTACGACGTAAAAGGAAACTCAGATAAAGCAGAAAGGGAAATCAAAGCAGCAAATCGAATTTTTGGTTTGTTACCAATAGAACAAGCTAAAGAATTAAGGGGACTTTGGGAAGAATTTGAAGAGTCGCAAAGTGCAACTGCTAAATTTGCGATCGCCTTAGATCGCCTACAACCCCTACTACAAAATCAACAAAATCAAGGCGGAACTTGGAAAATTCACAATATTACAGAAAACTTAGTCAGGAAAAGAATGTCTCCTGTACAAGAAGCATCACCTATTCTGGGTAAATTAGTCGAAGAAATTATTGTTGATTGTATCGCCGCAGGTTATTTACAACAAGAACAATTGGCTGAAGTTAATCCCAGATAA
- a CDS encoding ATP-binding protein has product MNLESIEMRLQTLKQEQDLIVNQVDNAIALFNQSHQLILFNNQLTQIWKLSPAFLEKKPTDKVLFNRIVEQGYWSEPQKQQLETYLQTENTANTCFYLQQSNGICVEVYTTLTSDGGRLFTFRDVTRYQQGLCSASETQASLNAEVRRLNFLLQLTEKLQPATDLQELGKFSLSYLVEVTGAAFGDVKVIMGNGNHRYASAITNQISGQFIATHGEIAVAEMKALLNQGIPYRQGLLWDVVETGEPIFVEDYYKHPKALPGFKHPAIGQLGIFPIPAADGTIIGVLTLESRSLQKLQEAPQQDMLIAACRTLGVAIERVQAQENLRRINEDLERASQMKSEFLASMSHELRTPLNSILGFSDLLIRQSAGSLSDRQLSYVQTIERSGEHLLQLINDILDLSKIEAGKVELDLKPISIHYLCTECLKMIQVRALKKRLALTLELDYRLEQVTIDERRACQILINLLSNAVKFTPEGGQIKLSSRLAYGSQLEKEYRPDRSPINPTTPYLCLEVQDSGIGIPQNKWHLLFRPFQQVDASLTRHHEGTGLGLVLTKRLAELHGGTVSLESEENQGSKFRVWLPLTEMQQPKTEMSELNLSPQSKINLELQEPPVSPAKFHCKRVLVVEDQPYNQAFISEVLELEGYKVEMIYDGGTMMQTIYSPLVTPQSLPDLILMDIQLPQVDGIQIIRQLKAHDLWKKVPVIAVTAIAMSGDRDRCLAAGADAYLSKPLKIDELIACVRLYTDSESKNFCSP; this is encoded by the coding sequence ATGAATTTAGAATCTATAGAGATGCGCCTGCAAACACTCAAGCAAGAACAAGATTTAATTGTTAATCAAGTGGACAACGCGATTGCACTTTTTAATCAATCTCATCAACTAATCTTATTTAACAACCAATTGACGCAGATTTGGAAATTATCTCCGGCGTTTCTAGAAAAAAAGCCCACAGACAAAGTACTTTTCAATCGTATTGTAGAACAAGGTTACTGGTCAGAACCACAAAAGCAACAGTTAGAAACATATTTGCAAACAGAAAATACAGCAAACACCTGTTTTTATTTACAACAAAGTAATGGTATTTGTGTAGAAGTTTACACTACATTAACATCTGACGGCGGACGTTTATTTACGTTCCGTGATGTAACCAGATATCAGCAAGGGTTGTGTTCGGCTAGCGAAACACAAGCTTCCTTAAATGCGGAAGTAAGGCGGTTAAATTTTTTGCTGCAACTTACAGAAAAACTTCAACCTGCAACCGATTTACAAGAATTGGGTAAATTTTCTCTCAGCTATTTGGTAGAAGTAACGGGTGCAGCATTTGGAGATGTGAAAGTCATCATGGGTAATGGTAATCATCGTTATGCTAGCGCGATTACGAATCAAATTTCTGGGCAATTTATCGCTACTCATGGAGAAATTGCCGTTGCAGAAATGAAAGCTTTATTAAACCAAGGGATTCCCTATCGTCAAGGATTACTTTGGGATGTTGTAGAAACGGGGGAACCAATTTTTGTCGAAGATTATTATAAACATCCAAAAGCTTTACCGGGGTTTAAACATCCAGCGATCGGACAATTGGGGATTTTTCCGATTCCGGCAGCGGATGGTACGATTATTGGGGTGTTAACTTTAGAATCACGCAGTTTACAGAAGTTACAAGAAGCACCACAACAGGATATGTTGATTGCAGCTTGTCGGACTTTGGGCGTGGCGATCGAACGAGTACAAGCACAAGAAAATCTGCGGCGGATTAACGAAGACTTGGAACGCGCCTCACAAATGAAGTCAGAGTTTTTAGCTTCAATGTCCCATGAATTACGCACGCCGCTAAATAGTATTTTAGGATTTTCTGATTTATTAATTCGTCAAAGTGCAGGTTCGTTGAGCGATCGCCAACTTAGTTATGTGCAAACGATCGAAAGAAGCGGCGAACACTTATTACAACTAATCAACGATATTCTCGATCTTTCCAAAATTGAAGCTGGGAAAGTTGAACTGGATTTAAAGCCAATTTCGATTCATTATCTTTGTACAGAATGTCTGAAAATGATTCAAGTCCGGGCGCTAAAAAAACGATTGGCGCTGACTTTGGAATTGGATTATCGTTTGGAACAGGTGACTATTGATGAACGTCGGGCTTGTCAGATTTTGATTAATTTACTTTCCAATGCGGTAAAATTTACCCCGGAAGGCGGACAAATAAAACTTTCCAGTCGTTTGGCTTATGGTAGCCAATTAGAAAAAGAATATCGGCCCGATCGCTCTCCGATCAATCCCACTACACCTTACCTTTGCTTGGAAGTCCAAGATTCCGGGATTGGGATTCCCCAAAATAAATGGCATTTGCTGTTTCGTCCTTTTCAACAAGTGGATGCTTCCCTAACGCGCCATCACGAAGGTACAGGTTTGGGTTTAGTGTTAACAAAGCGGTTAGCTGAGTTACATGGTGGTACTGTTTCTTTAGAATCGGAAGAAAATCAAGGTAGTAAGTTCCGCGTTTGGCTACCCTTAACGGAAATGCAGCAGCCAAAAACTGAAATGTCGGAATTAAACTTATCACCACAGTCGAAAATCAATCTGGAACTGCAAGAACCTCCGGTTTCTCCAGCTAAATTCCACTGTAAGCGAGTTTTGGTGGTGGAAGATCAACCATACAATCAAGCATTTATTTCCGAAGTACTCGAACTGGAAGGGTATAAGGTAGAGATGATTTATGATGGCGGAACGATGATGCAGACGATTTACTCTCCTTTAGTTACACCCCAGTCTCTTCCCGATCTGATATTAATGGATATTCAATTACCGCAAGTAGATGGGATTCAGATTATTCGCCAGCTGAAGGCGCACGATCTGTGGAAGAAAGTACCTGTGATTGCAGTTACGGCGATCGCTATGTCTGGCGATCGCGATCGGTGTTTAGCTGCTGGTGCTGATGCTTACTTGAGTAAACCCTTGAAAATCGATGAATTAATTGCTTGTGTCCGCTTGTATACAGATTCTGAATCCAAGAACTTCTGTAGCCCCTAA
- a CDS encoding EVE domain-containing protein, with product MKSEPEVYSIFDLERDRQTIWDGVRNYQARNFLRQMNPGDLAFFYHSNANPPGISGLMRVIKNNVVDPTQFDSQSKYYDPKSTPESPRWQTVVVEFKKTFPEIITLEKLKQNFSSDELLVVKQGNRLSVMPVLETVAKTILNLSYLKL from the coding sequence ATGAAGTCGGAACCAGAAGTTTATAGTATATTTGATTTGGAACGCGATCGCCAAACTATTTGGGATGGAGTGCGTAACTATCAAGCGCGAAACTTCCTCCGCCAAATGAACCCAGGTGATTTAGCATTTTTTTATCATTCTAATGCCAATCCTCCGGGAATTTCTGGGTTAATGCGCGTCATTAAAAACAATGTTGTCGATCCAACTCAATTTGATAGTCAAAGTAAATATTACGATCCCAAATCTACCCCTGAATCTCCGCGCTGGCAAACTGTAGTTGTTGAATTTAAAAAGACTTTTCCCGAAATCATTACTTTAGAAAAGCTTAAACAAAATTTTAGTAGTGATGAACTTTTAGTAGTTAAACAAGGTAATCGCTTATCAGTAATGCCTGTATTAGAAACTGTAGCAAAAACTATTTTAAATCTGTCATACTTAAAATTATAG
- a CDS encoding TIGR04283 family arsenosugar biosynthesis glycosyltransferase — translation MRNQKIKISVIIPVLNEAKTIKNVLLNLRNYSELEVIIVDGGSEDETVTIAESFGYKVLISSRGRSIQMNTAAKIATGSILLFLHGDTILPANFPEMIVTAIEKPGIVGGAFELTIDAKIRGIKLVEKMVNWRSHFFSLPYGDQAIFIKADIFKQIGGFPIQPIMEDFVFIQQLRKMGKIAIITTPVITSGRRWQKLGVVKTTLINQLMIIGYYLGVSPEKLAAFYRKKS, via the coding sequence ATGAGAAACCAGAAAATAAAAATTTCGGTAATTATTCCGGTATTGAATGAAGCTAAAACCATTAAAAATGTTTTACTGAATTTAAGAAATTATTCAGAATTAGAAGTTATTATTGTCGATGGTGGAAGCGAGGATGAAACTGTTACTATTGCTGAAAGTTTCGGGTACAAAGTTTTAATCTCTTCTCGCGGACGATCGATCCAAATGAATACTGCTGCTAAAATTGCCACAGGAAGCATTCTTTTATTTTTGCATGGGGATACAATTTTACCTGCGAATTTTCCTGAAATGATTGTTACCGCAATAGAAAAACCGGGAATAGTTGGGGGTGCTTTTGAATTAACAATAGATGCGAAAATTAGAGGAATTAAGTTAGTAGAGAAAATGGTAAATTGGCGATCGCATTTCTTCTCCCTACCTTACGGCGATCAAGCTATCTTTATTAAAGCCGATATATTCAAGCAAATTGGTGGTTTTCCCATTCAACCAATCATGGAAGATTTTGTGTTTATCCAGCAATTGCGAAAAATGGGAAAAATTGCCATTATCACCACACCAGTTATTACATCAGGTCGTCGTTGGCAAAAACTTGGCGTAGTAAAAACCACCCTAATTAACCAATTAATGATTATTGGTTATTACTTGGGAGTTTCCCCAGAAAAACTAGCTGCTTTTTATCGAAAAAAATCGTAA
- a CDS encoding HetZ-related protein 2: MLIAEKLADELRKQLQVDCENISQQTQASIIKWLLGKDLDRYETLDPNQLAIAKQAIDYRYRILRHRYLGVGPERAYKNLMTRLGSLVMLRNKIKTWVALSRDRQRAVVDVLQEVIQELLQSDRYLQEQIGWIGECTEDTRLRNTLLLTSTEEYCMRPIRNQPLLLYRFVNYLRRSQRGGITQVPTGDLVRLVSEEIVPEEAENPVSLLDNQAIVQYLENQEWEEKQIARTTVRKEFEAYLTKNIDSVASEWLNLYLQGRSQEEIARALNKPIKEIYRLREKISYHAIKVFALKVQPEIVSTWLETSLSEHRLGLTPSQWQEYCDSLTPEQRRLLDKLTTGNTLEAVAQDLNLKTNQVMGEWSKLYLAAQEKRNA; this comes from the coding sequence ATGTTAATAGCTGAAAAACTGGCAGATGAATTGCGAAAGCAGCTGCAAGTGGACTGCGAGAACATCAGCCAACAAACCCAAGCAAGTATTATTAAATGGCTCTTGGGGAAAGATTTAGATCGCTATGAAACCTTAGATCCAAATCAGTTAGCCATTGCCAAACAAGCAATAGACTATCGTTACCGGATTTTACGGCATCGGTACTTAGGAGTAGGCCCAGAAAGAGCATATAAAAATTTGATGACTCGCTTGGGTTCTTTGGTCATGCTCCGCAATAAAATTAAAACTTGGGTGGCTCTAAGTCGAGACCGCCAAAGAGCAGTAGTTGATGTTCTCCAAGAAGTAATTCAAGAATTATTACAATCCGATCGCTATTTACAAGAACAAATTGGTTGGATCGGGGAATGTACAGAAGATACCAGACTACGGAATACTCTGTTACTAACCAGTACGGAAGAGTACTGTATGCGCCCAATTCGTAACCAACCACTACTACTTTATCGTTTCGTGAATTATTTACGGCGCTCCCAACGAGGTGGGATTACGCAAGTACCAACTGGAGACTTAGTACGTTTAGTTTCTGAAGAAATCGTCCCTGAAGAAGCAGAAAATCCAGTGAGTTTGTTAGATAATCAAGCGATCGTTCAATATCTAGAAAACCAAGAATGGGAAGAAAAACAAATCGCCCGTACCACAGTCAGAAAAGAATTTGAAGCATATTTAACCAAAAACATTGATTCAGTAGCTTCAGAATGGCTCAACCTTTATCTTCAAGGAAGATCCCAAGAAGAAATAGCCCGCGCCTTAAACAAACCAATCAAGGAAATCTATCGTCTTCGGGAAAAAATCAGCTACCATGCTATCAAAGTTTTTGCCCTGAAAGTACAACCAGAAATAGTTTCCACTTGGTTAGAAACTTCTTTAAGCGAACATCGTTTAGGTTTAACTCCAAGTCAGTGGCAAGAATATTGCGACAGTTTAACACCAGAACAACGCCGATTGTTAGACAAATTAACTACAGGGAACACCCTAGAAGCTGTAGCGCAAGACTTAAACCTTAAAACGAATCAAGTGATGGGGGAATGGAGTAAACTTTACCTGGCAGCCCAAGAAAAACGTAACGCTTAG
- a CDS encoding DUF4342 domain-containing protein, with protein MDSPQDEVKPVEIEVTTVEPETEDVKQKVRVEEFSISGDALVSKIKELIHQGNIRRITIKNEEGHTLIEIPLTIGVVGGVVGTAMFPIVAAIGAIGALVAHLTIAIEKVEGS; from the coding sequence ATGGATTCACCTCAAGATGAAGTAAAACCTGTAGAAATTGAAGTAACTACTGTTGAACCTGAAACTGAGGATGTAAAACAAAAAGTTAGGGTTGAAGAGTTTAGTATTAGTGGTGATGCCTTAGTCAGCAAAATTAAAGAGTTGATTCACCAAGGAAACATTCGTCGCATTACCATCAAAAATGAAGAAGGTCATACATTAATAGAAATTCCTTTAACTATTGGTGTTGTAGGGGGAGTCGTTGGTACAGCGATGTTTCCGATCGTAGCAGCAATTGGGGCAATTGGGGCGTTAGTTGCTCATCTTACAATTGCGATCGAGAAAGTTGAAGGTTCTTAA